GAGCATTGAAAACTTGGCTGCGAGATTACGACTTGCGTTGACCAGTGCTCCCCAGAGTGTTCGTGCTTCCCACCATCGGGCATAGGCGGTATTGGTTCGGAATACCAGCAGCCAGCCAAGGACCAGCGTCAGGGCAGCATGAATCTGTGACGGCGCATCGGCGATTCCATGGTATTGCGATTCTTCTTTCCAGACTGGCAGAATGGAATAGACTCCTACGGCCGCAGCCATCAGTGCAACCTGGCCGAGTGTTCGGCTGCGAAAAATCGAAAGTAGGTATCCGGACGATTTCATTAGTGACGACTCTGTTGTATTTGCGGTCTGATCATCGTGTGTGCCTTCGGGAATACAAACAGAACTGCTCCTCCCAAAGCCATGCTGGATGAGGAATGACGTGACATGTGGATGTGGTCTGGCAGTTATTGCCGCAAGACCATGCAGATTTGCGTTGACCCCGGAACAGTTTACGCTTCGCAGAACGAATAAGAACACATCACAATGATCGAGTTGCCAGGAAGCCCCAAAAGGATTGCAGCGATGTCGGCGAACTCAGACTCAAAACTCTCGCATGTCGTGTTTTTCGATGGAATCTGTGGATTCTGCAATCGCTCGGTGAATTTTCTGATGGGGATCGACCGTCACAATCGCCTTCGATTTGCCCCACTCCAGGGAAGCACAGCTTCGCAGTGTCTGCCGGCCGAGCTGCAACAGAATCTGGACACACTGGTGTTCTTGACGGAGGGGCGACTCTATGTGCGGTCGGCTGCGGTCGTACGGATTCTGTGTGTGATTGGTGGTGTTTGGCGGGTGGCTGGAATCCTGCTCTGGCTTATTCCTTTACCCATTCGGGACGCCTGTTATCGTCTGGTGTCTCGGATTCGGTATCGGGTCTTTGGGAAGCATGAGACCTGCCGACTGCCGAAGCCGGAAGAACGCGGTCTCGTTCTGGATTGAGCCGAGGCAGGTCTTTGCACTCTGCGCGGGTTGCTGCAGATCATCGGGGATTAACGAAGATGAAGATTGCTACTGGTTCGAGTGCCCTGACGGGACGCTGCCTTCAGACTGAGTTTCGACAGTTGCTTGTCAAATTCTGCCTTGTCCTCTTCGCGATACCTGCAATCGCTGTTGCGGGGACTCAGCCTGCGTCTCACGAACCTGGCTGGAAGGCAGGAGTCGCTCGAGCCATCATTACTCCGAAAACGGAAGTTTGGTTGGCTGGCTACGGGACCCGCCGAGTTCCAGAGGGAAAGATCCATGATCTCTGGCTAAAGTCGCTCGCGTTGGAGGATGCCGATGGCGGACTGGTCGTGTTGGTGACGAGCGACTTTCAGGGGATTCCCAAATCATTCAGCGATCGAGTTTTCAACCGCCTGAGGTCGGAGCTGAAACTGGACCGATCACAGGTCATGTTGACTTTCTCCCACAATCATTGCGGACCTCGTCTTGGGGATGACCTGCAGGATTACTATCCCGTTGAATCCGCTCAGGAAGTGTTGATCGATCAGTACACATCGGAAATGGTTGAACTGACCGTCCAGACAATTCGTGCATCGCTGGCAGACCGTAAGCCCGTTGTGGTGAGAGAGGGAAGGGCTTCGACATCGTTTGCTGTGAACCGACGCAACAACCGGGAGGCCGACATTCCTGGGCTGATCGCCAAAGGTGTTCCACTCGCTGGTCCGGTTGATCATTCCGTTCCGGTGCTGTCAGTGACCGGAGACGACGGGCTGGTTAAAGCGATCCTGTTTGGTTATGCGTGTCATCCGACAACCCTGAGTTTCACTCAATGGTGTGGGGACTTTCCGGGGTTTGCTCAGCTGCAGATCGAGCACCAGTATCCGGGCGCGGTCGCAATGTTTGTGAACACATGTGGAGGCGATCAGAACCCTCTTCCCAGGCGATCCGTTGAACTCTGTGAACGCTATGGCACGATGCTTGCGGAATCAGTGAACGCCGCAATCGCCGGAAGAATGTCTGTGATTGAGCCGCGGTTGCGAACGCGATTTCGATACCTCGATCTGCCGTATCTGAAAACTGTCGACAGGAATGACCTCGAAGTCGCAGAACAGGATTCGAATCGAATCAAATCCCGATGGGCGTCGAGGTTGAAACGACGCATGGACGCGGGAGAGGTTTTTGGGGAATCTTATCCTTATCCGCTGCATGTCTGGCGGCTTGGGGAAAGCACATTGCTCATCGGAATGGGGGCTGAGACCGTTGTCGACTATGCCCTGCGTTTCAAGGCCGAATTCGAAGGCAGCACGTGGGTGCTTGGTTATGTGGACGACATGATCGCCTACATTCCATCTCGTCGGGTGTGGGAAGAAGGAGGCTATGAAGGCGGTTCCAATTTGTTTGAATACGGCCGCCCTGCATTTCGATGGTCGGGTGAGATCGAAGATCGAATAGCAGATGAAGTGCATGCAATGGTCGCCAGTGTGAACGATCCGGACCAAACAGCCCGGCCGCATGCGGAACGCGCCGAGTGGGTGTTGGAAACTGATCAGGCCGACTGGAAACCAAGAGATTCCAGCGGCGAAGTTGTCTATCGCGATCAGCTCTGGCTGATGGGGGGATGGTTCGATTCATATTCCGCTCCACCACGCGATGTCTGGCGATCATCGGATGGCAGGAAGTGGCATAAAGTCACCGATGAAGCCCCATGGACGTTCAGTGATCTCCCAATGACAACTGTCTTCAGTGAACGAATGTGGTTGATGGGAGGCTGGCGAAACGGACGGCTGGAAGGGCATGGGGCGACAAGTGAGGTCTGGTCGTCGCAAGATGGTGCCGACTGGAGGTTGGAAACCTCATCAGCCGGATGGTCACCTCGATTGGCGGCTGGAATTGCATCTCACAACGGACGCATGTGGATCGCTGGTGGAACAGAGAACTACTACTTTGGCGATGCCTCCAGTTTGAAAAATGACGTCTGGTCCACCAGTGACGGTGCGACATGGCAACTGGAAACCGACAGTGCGCCCTGGTCGGCTCGCGCATATCACCAGTTGGTCAGCCATGACGGGAAACTCTGGGTGATCGGTGGCGGAAACTACGTTCCGGAGTATCACGCGACCAATGATGTCTGGTGTTCGTCCGACGGCAGGCACTGGCAGCAGGTAACCGCGAACGCTCCGTGGGAGCCGCGGTTATGGTTTTCTGCTGTTTCCTGGAAAGGTCACCTGTGGGTGATCGGCGGGTGGTCAAACCATCCATCGGTGAACAGAAACGATGTTTGGTTTTCGAAGGACGGCCTCACCTGGAAGCAGCTCGAATCATCGAACCGATGGAAGGAGCGACATGAGCATTCTGTCTGGGTGCATGGGGATCGACTATTTC
This genomic interval from Planctomycetaceae bacterium contains the following:
- a CDS encoding DCC1-like thiol-disulfide oxidoreductase family protein, whose translation is MSANSDSKLSHVVFFDGICGFCNRSVNFLMGIDRHNRLRFAPLQGSTASQCLPAELQQNLDTLVFLTEGRLYVRSAAVVRILCVIGGVWRVAGILLWLIPLPIRDACYRLVSRIRYRVFGKHETCRLPKPEERGLVLD